AGCACCTGTGATCCGCGAGTTCCCACTGGCCAGGACCCGAAACATCGGGATCATGGCCCATATCGACGCGGGCAAGACCACGACGACCGAGCGGATCCTCTACTACACCGGCAAGAACTACAAGATGGGCGAGGTCCACGAGGGCGCCGCCACCATGGACTGGATGGTGCAGGAGCAGGAGCGCGGCATCACCATCACCTCGGCGGCGACCACCTGCCTCTGGAAGGACACCTGGATCAACCTCATCGACACGCCCGGCCACGTCGACTTCACCGTCGAGGTGGAGCGGTCGCTGCGTGTCCTGGACGGCGCCATCGCCGTCTTCGACGCCGTTGCCGGGGTCGAGCCCCAGACCGAGACGGTGTGGCGCCAGGCGGACAAGTACCGGGTGCCTCGCATGTGCTTCGTCAACAAGATGGACCGCATCGGCGCCGACTTCGGTCGCTCCGTGGCCATGATCCGCGACCGGCTCGACGCCAAGCCCGCCGTCGTCCAGATCCCGATCGGCGCCGAGGGTCATTTCCGCGGCTGCATCGATCTCATCGGACAGAAGGCGCTGGTGTGGGAAGAGGGGATGGGAGAGCGTTGGTCGGTCGAGGACATCCCCGCCGACCTGGCCGACGCCGCCGCCGCAGCCCACCACGACCTGATCGACGTCGTCTCGGAGTTCGACGACGTCGTCATGGAGAAGTACGTGGGCGAGGAGGAGATCACCCCCGACGACCTCCGGCACGCCCTGCGCAAGGGCACCATCGAGAACCTGGTCGTCCCCGTGCTGTGCGGGTCGGCCTTCAAGAACAAGGGCGTCCAGCCCATGCTCGACGCCGTCGTCGACTTCCTGCCCAGCCCCCTCGACGTCCCGCCCACGATTGGGATGGACGTCAAGGGCATCGAGGAGCTCGAGCGCGGGCCCGACGACACGGCGCCGTTCGCGGCCCTGGCCTTCAAGATCATGAGCGATCCCTATGTGGGCCGGCTGACCTACTTCCGGGTCTACAGCGGCACACTCACCAAGGGCAGCTCGGTGCTCAACTCGACCAAGGACCGCAAGGAGCGGATCGGCCGCATCCTGCAGATGCACGCCAACCACCGCGAGGACAAGGAAGCCATCTTCGCGGGCGACATCGTGGCGGCGGTCGGTCTCAAGTACACGACGACCGGAGACACCCTCTGCGATCCGTCGAACCCGATCGTCCTCGAGTCGCTCGAGTTCCCCGAGCCCGTCATCCACGTCGCCGTCGAGCCCAAGACCAAGGCCGACCAGGACAAGCTGGGCAAGGCCCTGTTCGCCCTGTCCGAGGAGGACCCGACCTTCCAGGTCCACAGCGA
The DNA window shown above is from Acidimicrobiales bacterium and carries:
- the fusA gene encoding elongation factor G, whose protein sequence is MPQAPVIREFPLARTRNIGIMAHIDAGKTTTTERILYYTGKNYKMGEVHEGAATMDWMVQEQERGITITSAATTCLWKDTWINLIDTPGHVDFTVEVERSLRVLDGAIAVFDAVAGVEPQTETVWRQADKYRVPRMCFVNKMDRIGADFGRSVAMIRDRLDAKPAVVQIPIGAEGHFRGCIDLIGQKALVWEEGMGERWSVEDIPADLADAAAAAHHDLIDVVSEFDDVVMEKYVGEEEITPDDLRHALRKGTIENLVVPVLCGSAFKNKGVQPMLDAVVDFLPSPLDVPPTIGMDVKGIEELERGPDDTAPFAALAFKIMSDPYVGRLTYFRVYSGTLTKGSSVLNSTKDRKERIGRILQMHANHREDKEAIFAGDIVAAVGLKYTTTGDTLCDPSNPIVLESLEFPEPVIHVAVEPKTKADQDKLGKALFALSEEDPTFQVHSDEETGQTVISGMGELHLEVLVDRMLREFKVDANVGRPQVAYRETITQSASKVEERYVRQTGGRGQYGHVVIDLDPTGPGGGYEFVDKIVGGVIPKEYIPSVDAGIQEALTSGVLAGYPMVDVRATLTHGSYHDVDSSEMAFKIAGSMAVKKAARLAHPVLLEPIMAVEVVTPEEYMGDVIGDLSSRRGRVEGMEQRGNSHVVRALVPLSDMFGYATDLRSRTQGRATYTMQFNSYQQVPEAISKEIVARVRGE